One Glycine max cultivar Williams 82 chromosome 1, Glycine_max_v4.0, whole genome shotgun sequence genomic window, ATTCGTTGCCATTCCAATTGGTGTTCATACGAATCCGAGATATCGTCCCTTGTTCATGGTCTCCATAGTTCATAGCAATACTTCACttcagtaaaataaaaataaaaagcagcACTTCACTTGAATCTGGCCAGAACCCCAGAGCTGAATCTGATCATCATTAGTTACTCAAAAGGAATGAAACACGGAGAGACAATTTATGCAGACAATAAGGACACCAAACAAAGAAATAagttctaaaataatttaattcgtCTTAGTCAAATGTAGGTTTTGCGTCGGTCCGAGAACAAAGCAAATAACTCTAATTTCCacagtgcatttttttaaaactatacaaGATACTCTAACTGGAAGAAATAGATTATGCActgagaaaagaaaatcaatcataaattataatatatggtAAGTTTATTATCTGAAAAACCTTACTGGTTAGGTTGacaattcaaaaaatttaaatacccATTAAACAAACTCTAGTTCCTAATGGGAAATGGAAtaagaatcaaatttttttacccaaaaaatGGAGCATcaacaaaagataaataacatgGAATAGTGGGTGATGACAGCTGCATTGCCATAAAAGAGCATAACCAAATTTATGCATTGTAGGGTAAAAGAAACTTACATGGAAACGCCCCAAATGCCATCTTGTGCAAGATTTTCTTTCAGCCATCAGTTAAACCTGTAAACAGAAATGTCAAATCATTAATCAATCCAAAACCATTCAAAGGGGTAAAAAATGTTGGGGGAAAAAGTTTGCAACGACAGTGATGACACGGAAAGAGCATAAGGACATAACCAAAGCGAAAACAGATGAATAGGTACTTAATAAAACCATAGAACCACCGAAGCAGAACAATTTGgctatgaatgaaaaaaaccCAAACAAACGAATAAAAGAGAAcacggaaaaaaaaaagaaaaggaaaaggacgAAACGAACTCACCGTCACTACAAAACGGAGCGAAAGGAAACACGAAATTGGAGCGAAATTCATTAATGGGCAATCAAGGATCAAGAGCTACTAAAACCGCAATCCTtgtcaaggttttttttttacagtccCCACTTTACATCACAGATATATTCAGGACTCtttcctttccctctttttttcttttttttggtatttcatcttcgtttaattatattatatatcatcGTAAATTTCCGTTTATCAATTTCTTTCTATAGTAACACCTGCGTCTTAATCTCAGTACTTCAGTTCCAGTATTTCAATATTCCTTCTAAACGACACCGTAACGCTGTTGCCAGTGGTTCCCGTTGTGGATCAGATAAACGTGTCCACCGTTCCCGTGGTGGTAACCGTACCGCGGCAGAGGAACATTCCTCCCGGAGGATTTCGATTTCTCCATGCCGACCGGATACGCCGGCGGCTGCGACATCTGATGTACGCAGCAGTCTGACACCAGCGCCGGAGCCCTGTATCTCCGGCCAGATTCACCGGAGCCGGTAGGGCTGTAATACGATGAAGACGACGACGATGACGAAGCGGAGGAGGAGGAGATGGACGCCGATTTCGACGGAGCAGTGGAAAACTTGTTCGGCGATCTCGGCGGCGTGGGCGGCGTGGGCGGCGTGGGCGGCGAGAGGAAGGCTCTGATTTTCAGCGACGAAACACGGTCGTATTCCTCGATGAGATTTGCGAGATCTTCGTCGGAGGTTATGGAGACGAGAGCGTCGAGGTCTTCGGAGGGTAATTGGCAGCGGAGGTGCCTCACGGAGGCGCCGCAGAGCTCCTCCAGTTTCAGCAATAGCTCTGTAGTGTACAACACACGCGATTAGGGTTTATTATTACAATATCGCAAAACGCAAACGAGTACGTCGTTTAAACTATGAGGAATTGAAAATTGAgtgatagagagagagagagagagagagaactgaCCGGAGAATGGAATGGAGCGATCGACGGCGAGGATGCGGGTGTGGCCGCCGAGGTAGCGGAGCTTGCCGTCGGGGTAGCGAGGGAGGATTTTGCCGCCGTAGCTACAGAGGAATTTGAGAGTGGATTTCGGAGGTTCGGAAGTGAATTGGGCTGGTCCGAACATGGTTGGTTCGGGTTCGGATTTAGATTGGGGTAAAGTGAGGTCCAGTTTTGGAATAAAgtggaaagaaaagagagagagaatgttGTTGAGAATTTGGAGTTTGGAGTAGCGCCTTCAAGCCTAGGAGTGGTGGCATTTGTCCCTTATTTATAGGGAATTCACCATGTTCGGTCAGGTCACTTGCTTAATTTCGGAATTAGAAGGGTAGAACTGTACAAgccaaaaagtcaaaaacctagttgctttaaaatatgaatgatgataatattaatataacaaataaacgtattttatttatttttgctcaGAATATTTTTCTAGActtttttaaaaagagaaaaataaatggaagGTTAGGAAAGGGAAGTCAAACGAATATGTATAAtttgaacaaaagaaaaataagtattatattGTGTTATAATTGTGGTTGATTAGAGAGTAATTTCTGTGACTTAAAATATTCATAAGAGTAAAATTTACAGGAATATTGTAGACTTTTGGcattttaatttagtttgtgtttgtataaatatttgtgataattttttcGTGCAATtgattatttctcttttttttttatcatgatttcaaCAGCATTCAGAAGTATTAAAGTAGAGATTTAAAAGAGGTCTTAAAAGCATTACCACGCCTAATTTGAATGTTAAGCATGAAAAATCCATTACAAGTCAAAAGAAATTGAGGGCATGTTTTAATTGACATTCTAATTAATGCCCATTGGTATGCTTGATTCTCATAATCACACTTCAACTctagaattaatttttatagatgCTAATGTCGGTAggatattgattaagaaattaaaaagaaaaagatttttagtgaaatatataaaattattttgtctatgacttttttttatattttcttatgatttttataataaatattttttaaaattttttaattaatacctTAAGGTACTTCTTAACAAGACCCTTaactttcttaatgtttcttaCTTGTGACCAGAGATGACAAAATGGATCACTTgccttaattttgatttaactaGCTAACGTGTGTAAGTGGGTTAGGCTTggctaaatttttaatagaTTACAAATTTTTTGATCCATTAGGTTCATTGAGCTACATCAAATTGCtctaattttttatgcataaatttatagaaatttcataaaaaagtaaaataataactaatatcAAACCAAATAGACCTTGTTGTTTTCAAGTTAGCATCATAAGGGTATGGacaaattaattgaattttttaagtcTGAATTTCAAGAGTCTAACCTATGCCTTAATTATGAGTTGAATAGGTTCCATTTTGTCACCTCTACTTATAACAAGTGTGATCATACTAATTTGTGAATTGCGGTTAGTCATGGTTCTGAATCGTGGTTTGCAACGACAAAGGTTTTTTGTCCCACTTCAATTTTGTCATAATTGTGCTATCTTGGCCTTTTGTcctgcaatttcttccaatgttAAGGATTCCAACAAAATCCCAACTAGAATTTAGAATGCTAACAACGATTAATAAACTTTATCTATAAAAACGATTAAACAACCTATAAATAGCTCTATTAGTTAAAATGAAGAATCCTATGAAAAGTTTTCATACGTTTCTCTCTCAAAACATTAACGTTGGTTGAAATTCAATATCGAAAAATCAACTTGTAAGATTCATTAAATCTCGATGGAGTTCTTTAttatcttttctctttcttttatttctaatcCTTATATTCTGTAACTAAATCTTTGTGTTAGGGAAAGATGAATAACATTCTAATTTAACTTTGTATGTTTAATTATTACTTCTATGTTTAATGTTCTTTTTGGATTTGCTACCTAGAGAGTCAACTGAGCAATTTAAAAATTGGTCTAGGATTACAACTTGAAGTTAATCACCATAATTGTTATCATCGTAGGAATAGGACTTCATAATTGTGAAATCTTACAAATCCTTAGGCATAAATAAAAGGGTTAATAGTATTAAACTCCTAagggattataattttttcttaaataaaaggattaatatatagttaaggaatttaatttaatctacaCTTGCGAATTTAATCATCAGTTAAAAGGAATATTTTGGATTGAGAGTTGAATTAGACCTAATAGAAAGAGGAGTGAAATGATTCTAACTCTTAGCTCCTTTTGTTTCATTGTCTTTTACTCATGCATTGCGATTTTTGTGTTTCTTGTTCTAGTTTTTCTacatttgttctgctctttgatgtaaatattttttttcatccaaatcATACGTTTACATAGTGATTACTTTGAGAATTGGTAATTGAAACACATTTTTCATAAGAATAATACTCATACTTCACTTGTTCAGTTTTCTCCCTACTAGCAGCGTGTTCTGTTCTTAATAGAAAGTTGTAGAACACTATCAAGATACGTACGAATTGATATTTTCCTTTCCATATATTTGCAAAGGATTTTCAAAGAGTTCAAATAATGCTTAAacgaaaacaaaacaatatgtATTTTTCTAGTAATTTGGTCCCCCCGCCAAGGCTTACTTTATCTAActacaattttttcatttttaagcaATTAAGCCATGCATTTCACGAGTGTAAGAAGATATATATACGAAAGGTTTTGGTTGGTTTAGTTGTCAAAGCATAAAAAACGCAAAGGCACGCATCTTTGATCCctcttcataattattttatatagataTATGCATGTGAACCATCTTCATCCAAAGTGACGACGATGAATATAGGTAGGCacaagtattaaatatatacataaatattgtTAGCTAGATGTTATCTTCTTTGCTTCACTAATCTAGTccatattgaaaataaaagaaattatagctattttatttttttcattttactgtGGTAAGTTTTGCTGTATctataaaacataattattaagGCCACACGAATTGCTCCTTTGCAGAAAGCCAAGTATTTGCAGATTCATAAGTTGAGGATAGCAGAATATGGAACTTATCTTAAAAACAGGAATTTAACAGTAAATAATACACCATCACAAGAGTTTATATGGTGTAACTGAGAGGCCACGTCATGTTGTGCAGTCATATATATCAAGTCCTATTCATACATAGCAATCTGAATGGAACTAATGGGTTCCACAACCAGTTGCAAGGATAACCTTGACCCGGTGCTGAGATGCTCCATGTGGGTCCCACTTTAGGTCTATTTTTGAGATGGCATAATGTACTTGGACCTCTTCAttcatttcttttcctttttttattatttaatatatgttgATTATATTAAAACGTATCCATATCCCTTAGTACGTATGattctcaaattttaaaaaatagagaaacacaaatgaatttcttttttgataaaataatattaaatttggaaTTTAGTGcatacaattattttaatatttcttttacacGAATTCAGACAATTTAAATAATTGCATATATTGTATTTTGTTTGTATGAATGTAAACATCTTTCACGTgaatttttgtacttttttttttagattttgttgttttcctatttttcaAAGATAATATTTAGTTTTGGGAGCACAcggataatatttatttaaaaataaataaataaataatgtggCACAGTATTATAAGAAAGGGAAATTGGCATGAATCAAGATATGGTGCTTGGTGATAGCTAGAGAGGCAGGGTATGATGATGGATGACAATTTAAAGCTTTTTTCATTGGAGAACGGAACGGACCATGTGGTCCTTCGAGTGCCACGGTCAATTCCCCTTGTATATATGCACAATTCCCATTACAATTTACAATATCTTCTACAATGATACCATGAATATACTACTGTCTATAATTGGACGCATCCAATTCTTGGATGAAATTAACGTGGGTAGTTGGCTTAACCAATATCTCTTAATCTATTCTCAAGTTGAACAATGAATATATGAGaatattgaatttgttttctttgcgGTCTCTTCTCATGTTATCTTATGTTATCTTTttacaattatataattttcataatttttaaaattaaatgttattattaaatattttaacacaccTGTTATGCAGTGTTATTTTGATAGAACAACACAAGAACAATATAAAAAGAGAtcacagagaaatcaaattcgAGAATATCTATGATTTGGGCAAACCATTGATAAACACCTGTacaatattaatgaaaattaagaTAAGATATATAGATTTGTATATAGAACGAGGCATTAACATATaggaatataaattttttaaaaaagaaaaaaaaatataggacaatgaattctttctttcaaaatgtCAAAACCATCTTATAAGTAGTAGTGTTAAGTGTTTGTTAAGTGTTCACTAACACAGAATATgtgtttgaatttaatttttatacactattagagtaaaaataatgattgcattataaataaataaaaaactataacaaacataatttattaaatagatattaTAAAAGTAGAAAAAGCTCACCATACTTATAAATTTGAGATTAGAtttacatgattgatacatgagtATTTTCTCTTACATTTTACTAACAAAAGTTTTGATAACtctaattcttaaaaattattttgtcatCAAAGTTTTAATTATACACACAAACCAGCACAAGAGTTTATTAAACATATTCTTTGGTACAACTAAAGGGGAAGAAAGATAATGACATGACAAATAAAACTAATTCctctaataaaacaaataaaactaacatgACGTCAAAAGGAGAGAATTCAATTCTGATGatgataaacttttttttttccagaatgATAATGATGAGAAGCTTAAATATTTGAGTTATatgattcatttttttccttttttacatattttttgtcttacttttatattttttttgccatTACTTTAcactcatttttcttctttttcctatttctACTGTGTTGTAagaaaatttgtataaatttaaaGTAGAATTATATTTTCTCTAAATAACTTACAAGAGGTTTAGGtaacaattcatttttttagctcattttcttttacttttaatttttttcacttttaaatctaaatattaaaaaaaaacactacttattgagaaattttaacttaaaaacaaatttcagacttaaaaaataaaaaactaccaaataactttaatttaaaatttaaaaggttttattttattttaactttaaaataatttgtaaagtcTAAAAGAATTAGGTCAAATGGTACCTTAATATTTTCCTACACATTGTCCCCATTAGTTATGAACAAGACTATAGATTCCCATGCATACTTTTTCATCAAGAAATAGGAagccaattaatttttttttgagagaataaaacactagtgaacaaaataaaaatgcaaggcTAGCTACTGCTTTcatcaaatataaatatgataaccTTTAGGAAAAAGAATGAGAGACAAACAGTGTCAAGTTCATGGATGAGTACTCCAGGCGATAAGCCTCCACAAAGTTGTTTATGCTTTTCTACTGGATAAGTCTAGATATGAtataaagataatatattataattgatcgatttatcaattttttttctcttttcgttTACTTAATTTGTCCTGGCATGCGATCCCTAGAATCACGATCCtatataattagttttcaaTTAGCTAGTAGGTTTAGcttataaattaaatgtttGTAATTGTAATATAATGCTGAAGGTACAAATTTAAAGATCGTGTTAAACATTCGATCGTTAATGGATTAAAATGTACCAGTTAATTATAGTAAGAGGGTTCTATTTATAAATATCGCATAAATCAAATCTCGTTTTATGGATTAAAGTTTGATACTTTTCATAAAGAACATTTCGACAAGAATGAGATATGATATGAAAAATCaatgaaaatgatatttaagaatatttaagTGTAACTCTCTTTGGAAATGTTCTTTCGATGGTTGCTTATCGAAAATAGGTGAAGGAAAGTTTCATCAAGTGGTGGTTTATGAGaagactagtttttttttttttttaggattacTCTTTTTTATGAGAGTTAACTTTGACAAAAGTTGGTTTGATGATTACGCACATGCAATTGGAAGTGCTTAGAAAGAaactcaagtttaaattcaaagaTGCTAAAATCATATGATTCAagtgttattaattaaaattctataaataagACGTTGCTTTCATGGGTAAAATTTTACCTAATTTTTTAATcagaatatcttttaaaaaattattcaagagAAAATAAGTAATAACATGAGTTATTAGTTAAAAGTTGTAACATTTATTacaacttcttattttttttttgttttaactgaaatcataaaaaaaaaatttaaataaaacaatattaaaaatatataacatgttttaaataataaaaaattaaaataaattaataacctattaaataaaatcataagaaaatatactaataaataaattaaattaatattatttattatacattgaaataacttttttaaaattaaaaaaataaaacataaaatttataaattttttaaaaaaatttatcacttcaaagtcataaaccttaaaaaaataaaaaaaaaatttacaactttaaagtggtaaaaaaatttaactaaagttatgattttaatataaaggttttatgaattttttaaagtcgtaaaaccaaaaa contains:
- the LOC100810685 gene encoding uncharacterized protein LOC100810685 (The RefSeq protein has 1 substitution compared to this genomic sequence); this encodes MFGSAQFTSEPPKSTLKFLCSYGGKILPRYPDGKLRYLGGHTRILAVDRSIPFSELLLKLEELCGASVRHLRCQLPSEDLDALVSITSDEDLANLIEEYDRVSSLKIRAFLSPPTPPTPPTPPRSPNKFSTAPSKSASISSSSASSSSSSSSYYSPTGSGESGRRYRAPALVSDCCVHQMSQPPAYPVGMEKSKSSGRNVPLPRYGYHHGNGGHVYLIHNGNHWQQRYGVV